In the bacterium genome, AAATTGTCGTTGTCTTTCCAGCTCCATTTGGTCCAAGAAAAGCAAAAAACTCACCCTCCTTTACTTCAAACGACACATCATTAACCGCGATTTCGCTAGTTTTCTTAAATTTTTTGACTAGGTTTTCTACTTTGATCATAATATTTGAAATAAATGAGAAATTATTATAACAGAAAGTTAAAAATTTGCATAAAAAAAAGAGAGGCATAGCCTCTCTTAAAGTTTATTTGTTAGTATAAAAATATCAGTTTGACATTGACTGATTATTACGCATTGGACCATTGGCATCTTTCATCATACCTTGTTGTTTATCTCCATGATCTCTTGGTCCTCTCATCATGGGTCGGATATCTGCATCTCGCAGTGATGTTTGAAGTTCATCAAGCTGTGCTTGCGTGATGCCAAGATCTGCCAACATTTTTGCATCCATCTCAGATCTTGTTGATTCCATTTGTTGTCTCATTTCTTCCCTTGATAAAGATGTGTCTGTTTTTGTAATATCAGGTTTATTTGATTGTCTCCAATCTTCTATCTTTTTTGCTAGATCTGCTTGTTCTTGTGTCAAAGAACCGGCTTTGACTGCACTTGCCAATTCTGTATCAAGATTTTCTGACATTACCTCATGTCTTGACTCTTCAAAAGCATTTTTAAGCTCGTCTGATGAGACTTTCAAGCCTAACTTAGATACAACTTTCTCAAATACTGTTTGATCTGAAGGCATTTCGTCTGCATTTACAACTGAAAGTGCTAATGCTCCACCACCGAGTACCAAACCTCCGAGTGTAAGAGCTGTTACTGATGTTAGAAGTAATTTATTTTTGTTCATAAATGATAGTCCTACTTTCAAACTTATTGACATAGATCAAAACTATTTACAACAAGGTTCGCAAGTAGTAAAATTTGTTTGAGTTTGTATATTCTTGATAGTCTTGGGACTTATACTTGATTATCAAGAATACTTTTATTGTAGAATCTGTAAGTGAATTTTTTGTGAAGAGTTACTAGTTTTTGAAATTTATTTTTTGAATATATGACAAAGCACTTTTTTTCTCATTTTGAGATATATACTTCCAATTCCTAAGTCCGCAGTGATACTTGATAATCTCAGTACCTACTCCATAACCTTTTATTGATGTTGTATTTTCTCCGATAGAATTTTCAATTCGCAAGATCACCAACTCAAGCTCAAGGGTAATTCTCAGAAAACCATTTTGCATATTGTACTTGACAGCATTTTCAAGCATATTTCTCAATACTGCATAAAGACTAGTTCTGTTTGCATTGATCAAAAAGTCAGTTTGAACCAAGTTTTCAATATTCAAACTTCGTTCCTGGATAGTTCTAGAAAAATCTTTCAATACATAGTTTATAAAGTCGTGTAAGTAAATATCTTCAGTTTCAGTCTTATTTTCGTTAGTCAAAAGTTCAAGATACTTATTTGTCAAATTCTCCAATTTCTCAGATTCTTCTTTAATGCTTTGCATTTTCGATGAATCTTCAGATTCCGAAATCAGATTTATAGCTGTGATTGGAGTACGTAGTTCATGAGATGCAAACTTCAAAAACTTTTTTTGATTCTCTACATTCTTTTTAATTGGACTTAAGACTATACCTGAGACGAAGTAGGAAATAATTGCTCCGAACAATGATAACAATACTTGAAGTATAACTGTAGTTATTACAACTTTACTTTGTCTGGCTGCTATCTTTTCTTTGAATTCATCTTCAAATGCAGGTGCATTTTGATTGACCATATTTCTAAATCTCGGCAAATTTGCGATTCGAAACTCTTCGAATTCTCGTAAAAGAATATTTTCTCTAGTTAGAGAGATAATGTTTGTAATAAAAATAAGACTAAATATAGTCAAAAAGAAAACTCCAGCTATTTTCAACCTTGTTTTATGAAATTCTTGTTCCAACATTTTGTGCTTATAACTAAATTTGATGAAATAATGATGAATTTATATCACATTTTTTGTACAATTTCCTTGTGAGCAAAAATATGCAATTTATAAACTTATACATCAGAATTACATTGTTTGTAGTTTATGCTTACTTTGGAGTTTGGAAGATTTTTGGCTTAAGTCCAGCAGAAGCATTGGTAACAGAACTATACAACAAGACTTTGAGTAGCTTTTTGTCAATCGGAAGTTTTTTGGTAATTCTCGGAATTGTTGAAGTCTTGATTGGGATGGGATTTCTTCTGATTACAGGAAAATTTTTGAAACTTGTCATATGCATATTTTCTCTACATACGGTGACTACTTTCGCAACATTGGTGCTTTTGCCACATACAGCATTTTCTCCTTTCCCTATACCTACTCTAGTTGGGCAGTATGTGATCAAGAACCTTGCGTTGATTGGGCTAGTTTTAGTACTGCATAAGACAAATACCAGTTTGGAATGAAATGACACAATATTGCATCTTAACCATGTGGAGTAGATTCTGCCAAACCTATTAGGAACCATACTTCTTGTCAACTTTTCAACAACCTACATTACTTATTTAAATCATCACAAAAACAAAAAGGGTAGTCATGACGCTACCCTTTGATCTATTGTAACAAAAAAGAAATTAGTAACTTCTTCTAAATGAACCTCTGTTTCTATCTTGTCCGCCTCTATATCCACCATTAGAATTTCCACCAAAAGTTCTTCTTGGTCTATCTTCTCTTGGTTTTGAAATATTTACAACTATCTCTCTACCATCTAGATCTTTGCCATTCCACATATCTATTGCAGACTGGACATCAGAATTGTTCTTCATAGTAACGAAGCCAAATCCCTTTGATCGTCCTGACATATTATCTTTGATTACTTGTGCTGATTCTACTTCTCCTGCTTTTGAAAAAGCTTCTAGTAAGACATCATCTGTAGTGTTCCATGAAAGGTTTCCTACATATAGTTTATTGTTATTTGTATCCATAAAATTGAAAGTGAATATACAAAGTTCTTGTATACCCAAAGTTAAATAATAAAGTTATCAATGATATCCTAGAGCTTGCCATGAAGAAACGATAGAGAAATATTGAAAACCGAAAGCATTTTAACATATTAGCTTCCAAATGTATATCAAAAAAATTGTACTGCAGTAATTATCAGGTTACTTCTTTGCAATCAATCTAGATATTAGCCTATTAGAAGTAACAAGAAAGTTGCAATTTTGCAGAGTGTGCTTGCAGTATAGATAATATACATTCAGTAATAATCTTAAACAGCAAGCTTATTTATAGCGATTTGGCATACTTTGATGTTTTGCAGTTTTAGATAAGTTCTCAAAACTCCCAATTTCTTGCTAATTTGTGCAGTCAATCTGATACAATAAAACAGAAATAGTAACTACTTGTTTTAGTTCATAAGTTCAAATGTCAGACAATAATTCAAATCATCAACCACATCAAAATCCACATGATAAACTGAGCCAAATTTCAGGTTTGACTGGACAATATGATTTCAAAACAAATGAAAAAGAAATCTTGAAATATTGGGAAGAAAATGGACTTTATGAATCGGTAGAAATCACTAAAGGGGAGTTCAATCGTGATGAATATTGGACACTAGTTTGTCCACCTCCGAATGCATATGACAGACCACATATGGGAAATTTGTCCGGTTACACTTACATGGATATGATGGCAAGATATCAACGAATGCGAGGTAAGAAAGTTATCATGTTACCTGGGAAAGATCATGCAGGACTTGAAGGTGAAGCAGTTTTCATCCGAGATCAACTAACTCCACAAGGAAAGAAAAAATCTGATTTCACACGAGATGAATTTTTTGATTTACTTTACAAACAACAACAAGAATTTATCAAGTCTATTCAACAAGATGAAAAGTTAACTGGACTTTCTGCTGACTTTAGTAAAGATTTGTATACTCTTGATCCAAAAGTTGTAGATAAAGTTTTGCAAACTTTTGTAGATGCATATAAACAAGGGTTGATTTACAAAGGAACTAGAATTGTGAATTGGGATCCAGCTGCGCAAAGTGCAGTTTCGGATAGCCAATGTGAAAGGGAAGAAAGGGATGGGAAGTTGTATTATATTAAGTATGAGCTGGCAAAAGAAAATCAGTTTATCATTATTGCCACAACACGCCCCGAAACGATATTTGCAGATACTGCAGTTGCTGTTCACCCTGATGATCCTAGATATAAACACTTAGTTAGTAGAAAAGTTAAGTTGCCAGGTTTAGATCGTGAAGTTCCAATTATTACCTCAAAAAGAGTTGAAATGGATTTTGGAACAGGATGTTTGAAAATTACTCCAGCTCATGCTCAAGATGATTATATAATTATGGAAGAATGGAACAAAGAGAATCCTGAGAACAAAATTGGCTACATCAATTGTATAGACAAATTGGCACAATTAATAGGTCCAGTTCCAGAAAAGTATTTAGGTAAAAAAGCAAAAGTTGTGAAGGATGAATTTGCAACAGAACTTACTGAGCTTGGATTACTTACGAAAACTGAAGATATCAAACAAAATATTTTGAAATCAGAAAGAACAGGAGCAGTAATTGAGCAAATTATCTCAAGTCAATGGTTTATAAAAGTTGATAATTTGAAAGAAGAATTGAAAGAGCTAATCGAACCTTCAGTCTCGGTTTCCGAGACAGCTCCCTTTTCAAAGGAGCCAAAGTTACGATTACATCCGCATGATGCACAAAATAGACTGTTTGCATGGATTGATAACCTGAAGGATTGGGCAATATCAAGGTCACTTTGGTGGGGTTATAGACTTCCTGTTTGGTATAAAGGTGAGAAAGTTGAAACTATTGATAGTGATGGACAAGTACAATTGAAGTTGAAAGTAAAGGATGATTTAGTTGATCTTGACTTTGCAAACAGAGATTTGGTTAGAGTGCAGATAGAAAACCCTAATTTAGAAAATCCTTCCTTTCAGGAAGGTGCCAGCGCCGAAGGCGATGGCGGAAGGTTAGAATACAAGAACCTTCAGTCACAAGGTGACAGTTTCCTAGGAGGAAGCATTAAAAAGTCTAGAAAAATCTTCAATCCTGAGAATTTTCCATTAGATCGTTCATCCGGACTTCCGTACAATCCTAAATTAACCGACTTAGCATCGGGCAATAGAAAACAGATGAATAAACCAGAAGCTGGAATTTGGACTTTGCTTAAAGCTGATAAATATGGTGTAGATTTTCATAGACAAAAAATTATTGGCAACTATATCGTTGATTTCTTTTGTAATGAATTAGATTTGGTTATTGAAATTGATGGAAATTTACATGATCAAAAATCAGAATATGATACAAAAAGAGATGATTACTTAGAAAAACAAGGTTTAAAAGTCATTCATATTTGGACAAATGATATTTGGAATAATTTAGAAAACATTGATATATATTTGGACAATATAATAAAAGAAAGACAACAAACCTTCAGTCCCGCTTCGCGTGACAGCTTCCTAAAAGGAAGCATCAAGCAAAATCAAAATATTAATGATATAGATTCCTCAAGTCAAGCTTGGATTCAAGACGAGGAAGTCCTAGATACTTGGTTTAGTTCAGGTCAATGGCCATACTTGCAACTCTCAACTTGGGATATGATGGAACTTTACCCAATCGATTGCCTGATGTCAGCTGGAGATTTACTTATAAAGTGGGATTTGATAATGATGATCATGAGTTTGATCAAAGGTCTTGGAACTCCATTCAAAAACTTATATTTAACTGGTCTTCTACTTGGTAAAGATGGAAATAAAATGAGCAAGTCCAAAAAGAACGGAATTCCAATTGAATCAGTTGTAGAAAATTATGGAATTGATAGTTTTAGGATGAATTGTATTTTCAAGGTTGCACCATTTTCAAATTATCAAATAACAGAACAAACTCTGAAAAGTTTCAGAAACTTTAACAACAAAATTTGGAATGCTGCCAAGTTTGTAAATGAATATTGCAAAGTTAATACTGGAGAAGAAACTATAGAATTGAACAATGCAGAAGATATTGAGCTGAAAAACAAGCTTGAAGAATTGAAAAAGCATTATATAGATATGATGGACAATTATAAATTCTGGATAATTTCTGAAGAACTATATTTGAGTTTTTGGAATGAATTTTGTGATAAGTATATAGAAGCGGTGAAAAAGAGAGTAGGTGAATTCGGTAAAGATGATACAAACCTTCTGCCTTCGGCATCTCCCTTATCAATGGAGACTAAAAAGCAATATATCCGATTTACAACTCAAGATGCAAATGAAGCTAGGTCAAATATAAACTTGATATTCAAAGAATACTTGAAAATGCTACATCCCTTTGTTCCATTTGTAACTGAAAGAATTTGGAAAGAAATTGGGGAGAAAGAGATTCTAGTTAGAAGTAGGATTTAAATTACTAACATGAACATAATCTACAAAAAAACTAGAAATAAGGCAATGTTATTCTCTACATTATTCTTTTTCGTATTTATACCAATAGTTGTAAGTATATCTTTGATCTCAAAATACGCTTTGTCATCTTCTCAAGGAATTGTCCCAGTCTTGATATTATTTATAATTTTCTCAATATTTGTAATTTTAATTTTGAAAAACAATAATGATTTAACTATCACGCAAGATGGTGTGATTCACCTCAAAAACTATAGTATTAGTCTAGAAAGTGTCAAGAATATTCATCCAATTCAAGAATACTCTCACAAAGCTACATTTAATTTCAAAAAAAGAAAGTTTAAAGCTGGTCCCATTGCATGGCAGGAGAGAAGAAATATATTTGGAAACGAATTTGGTTTTCCAGTATATATCAATTTGCACGATGAAACCCACATTAGCCTTGGATACATGACGGAAGAAGAAATTAACGAACTGAATACTATCATTTCCAAACATTTTCAAAGGGAAATGATTTATTTGTAAGAAAAAACATATATCTATTTTAAATGAAATCGAAACTCCAAACAACAATCAAAAAGACAAACCAACAGAATTGGAAAGATTTGTACCAGTTTTACAAGCAAATATCCTCATATCAAGACATTTCAAATATTAGCAAGTATTGCGAAAAACATGATTTGTACTTTCGTAAATTAGACAATGGGATAAAGTTTTTTGCAACGCTATCAAGCTCTTCAGATATAAAGACAGCTACTACAAAGGTTATATACGAAACTGGCAGCTTGAGAGATCCTATAGGCAAGGAGGGTTTGCACCATCTTTACGAACATCTAAGTCTTTCTATGGATCTTGAGAAATTTGCTTCAGGACATGCACAAAATATAAACGCCTATACTTCCCTAAGCGAATTATGTACTTTGAATATGACAGGGATTTGGAATTCTGAGTATCCGACTTTTGGTCATTTGGAAACTTTCAAATACTTTGTGAAAAATATTTTTGATGACAATCATATTGACGAGAAGTTTTTTGCCGAACAAATTGCTGTAATAAATGGAGAAATAAGCGAATCTGAGGTAAATGTTAGCAGGATACTTGCAAGACACCTAAACAAAGAAATCTTTGGCAAAGATTCAAATAGATGCTTAGAGGTACTTGGAACTAGAAAATCTCTTTTAGCTATATCTTATGACGATGTAAAAAACTTCACAAAAAGCTATCTTGGAACTACCAATATGGTTGTGCTACTTTATGTGACTGGATCTGATGCAGATTTTGACAAAATATCTAAAGAATATTTGAAAGAACTATCCAAAATCCCAAAAGTATCACAAGGAGACTATACGAAAGACTTGGTTTTAGATTCAGTGAAAAGCCTGAAAAATCTAAGTAGGAGGAAAAGTGTGGAAGTACCTTCCTTCAAAAAAGGTTTAACTGATGTGAATCTACTATATCCAATGAACATCACTGCATTTACCAAAGAGGCTATTGCATTTGGGATAGTTGCAAAAGTTATTTCAAATGTATTTTTTGCCAAATTTAGAAAGTATGGGTTAAAAAGTTACTCGCAAAGTGCAAATTCATCTCTTTTTGACTATAAATATAGAACATTATGGCTAAGTTGCACAATTGAAGATGAAGATCTTTCTCTAGCTGAAGAGACTTTGATGAAAACTCTAGATGATATCTTGCTTGATCAACTATATATAGAGCAAGCTATAAATTTGCAATACACCAACGAACTTGCTTTTCCAATTAGCAAATTTGATAACTTATATGATCTTTATTATGATATTTCTGTTTTTGGTGATATATATATGGATATTGAAAAATATAAAGATTTTAGGCGACATCTGAAATATGCAGATTTTGAGAATGTAATCAGTATGATAAAAAAGACGAACCCATATTCAATTCATATTCATCAAAAAATGTGAAATTAGTTTCTGATTCGAATGCTCAACACAAGAACCACAGCACAAGCTAAAAAATTCACAAACGATACAATCTGAAAGGCCTTATCAGGCAAAACAATGTAACTATAAAGCAATGTAATCCCTGTTGCGAATGTCCAAAGTATGTAAGAAGGTATATTTGCGCTAGGCTTTCCTTGTATCAGATCTTTGATACTTGGGAAGTATCCTATCAAGCTAATGATACTGACTGAAGCATAAAGAAAAGT is a window encoding:
- a CDS encoding HAMP domain-containing histidine kinase, whose amino-acid sequence is MLEQEFHKTRLKIAGVFFLTIFSLIFITNIISLTRENILLREFEEFRIANLPRFRNMVNQNAPAFEDEFKEKIAARQSKVVITTVILQVLLSLFGAIISYFVSGIVLSPIKKNVENQKKFLKFASHELRTPITAINLISESEDSSKMQSIKEESEKLENLTNKYLELLTNENKTETEDIYLHDFINYVLKDFSRTIQERSLNIENLVQTDFLINANRTSLYAVLRNMLENAVKYNMQNGFLRITLELELVILRIENSIGENTTSIKGYGVGTEIIKYHCGLRNWKYISQNEKKSALSYIQKINFKN
- a CDS encoding doxx family protein; the protein is MQFINLYIRITLFVVYAYFGVWKIFGLSPAEALVTELYNKTLSSFLSIGSFLVILGIVEVLIGMGFLLITGKFLKLVICIFSLHTVTTFATLVLLPHTAFSPFPIPTLVGQYVIKNLALIGLVLVLHKTNTSLE
- a CDS encoding RNA-binding protein, with translation MDTNNNKLYVGNLSWNTTDDVLLEAFSKAGEVESAQVIKDNMSGRSKGFGFVTMKNNSDVQSAIDMWNGKDLDGREIVVNISKPREDRPRRTFGGNSNGGYRGGQDRNRGSFRRSY
- a CDS encoding class I tRNA ligase family protein, whose amino-acid sequence is MSDNNSNHQPHQNPHDKLSQISGLTGQYDFKTNEKEILKYWEENGLYESVEITKGEFNRDEYWTLVCPPPNAYDRPHMGNLSGYTYMDMMARYQRMRGKKVIMLPGKDHAGLEGEAVFIRDQLTPQGKKKSDFTRDEFFDLLYKQQQEFIKSIQQDEKLTGLSADFSKDLYTLDPKVVDKVLQTFVDAYKQGLIYKGTRIVNWDPAAQSAVSDSQCEREERDGKLYYIKYELAKENQFIIIATTRPETIFADTAVAVHPDDPRYKHLVSRKVKLPGLDREVPIITSKRVEMDFGTGCLKITPAHAQDDYIIMEEWNKENPENKIGYINCIDKLAQLIGPVPEKYLGKKAKVVKDEFATELTELGLLTKTEDIKQNILKSERTGAVIEQIISSQWFIKVDNLKEELKELIEPSVSVSETAPFSKEPKLRLHPHDAQNRLFAWIDNLKDWAISRSLWWGYRLPVWYKGEKVETIDSDGQVQLKLKVKDDLVDLDFANRDLVRVQIENPNLENPSFQEGASAEGDGGRLEYKNLQSQGDSFLGGSIKKSRKIFNPENFPLDRSSGLPYNPKLTDLASGNRKQMNKPEAGIWTLLKADKYGVDFHRQKIIGNYIVDFFCNELDLVIEIDGNLHDQKSEYDTKRDDYLEKQGLKVIHIWTNDIWNNLENIDIYLDNIIKERQQTFSPASRDSFLKGSIKQNQNINDIDSSSQAWIQDEEVLDTWFSSGQWPYLQLSTWDMMELYPIDCLMSAGDLLIKWDLIMMIMSLIKGLGTPFKNLYLTGLLLGKDGNKMSKSKKNGIPIESVVENYGIDSFRMNCIFKVAPFSNYQITEQTLKSFRNFNNKIWNAAKFVNEYCKVNTGEETIELNNAEDIELKNKLEELKKHYIDMMDNYKFWIISEELYLSFWNEFCDKYIEAVKKRVGEFGKDDTNLLPSASPLSMETKKQYIRFTTQDANEARSNINLIFKEYLKMLHPFVPFVTERIWKEIGEKEILVRSRI
- a CDS encoding insulinase family protein is translated as MKSKLQTTIKKTNQQNWKDLYQFYKQISSYQDISNISKYCEKHDLYFRKLDNGIKFFATLSSSSDIKTATTKVIYETGSLRDPIGKEGLHHLYEHLSLSMDLEKFASGHAQNINAYTSLSELCTLNMTGIWNSEYPTFGHLETFKYFVKNIFDDNHIDEKFFAEQIAVINGEISESEVNVSRILARHLNKEIFGKDSNRCLEVLGTRKSLLAISYDDVKNFTKSYLGTTNMVVLLYVTGSDADFDKISKEYLKELSKIPKVSQGDYTKDLVLDSVKSLKNLSRRKSVEVPSFKKGLTDVNLLYPMNITAFTKEAIAFGIVAKVISNVFFAKFRKYGLKSYSQSANSSLFDYKYRTLWLSCTIEDEDLSLAEETLMKTLDDILLDQLYIEQAINLQYTNELAFPISKFDNLYDLYYDISVFGDIYMDIEKYKDFRRHLKYADFENVISMIKKTNPYSIHIHQKM